The genomic segment GCTCCTCGACGCCGCCGGTGATGTCCGAAACCTCCTGGGTGAGGGTCGCGGAGGAGGAGGCCAGCGCCTCGACAATGCTCTGAAGGCGGTCGGCGGCCAGGACCATGCCGTCGGTGCGGGCGCGTTCGGCCTGGCAGGTGGCCTGCTCGGCCTGTTTCAAGGCGTCCATGGCCTTGCGGGCCTGCTCCTCGGCCTCGGCCCCGCGCTGGGCGGCGGCCTCCAGGTTGCGGCGGATGCTTTCGGTCATGTCGCCCAGGGAACGGGCCAGGGTGCCCATCTCGTCCTGGGTGCGGATGTCCAGGCGGCCGTCGAGGGAGCCTTGGGCCACGGACTGGGCGAAGGCCGTGCAGCTCTTGAGGGGCTTGAGGATGAAGCCGCGCACGATGAGGGACACTGCGACGATGATGGCCAGGGTCACCAGGGCGGCCACGCCCATGTTGGCCGCGGCGGCGGTGTTCATGTGCGCGCGCATGTCGCGGGAGGGCGCGACCACGCCGAAGACCCAGCCGGAGATGGGGGAGCGCCGGGCGGCGGCCATCTGTTCGCCGTCGGCGTCCTGGAAAAGAACGATGCCGCTTTTCTCCACGGCGGCCACATCGCGGCCCAGGGGCGTCTTGAGCAGTTCGCTCTTCATGCGTTGCGCGGCGTCGGGGTGGGCCAGGGCCATGCCGTCCCGGTCCAGGATGAAGGCGTAGCCGGTGCTGCCGATGCGGGTTTCGGCCAGGGCCTTGGTCAGGGATTCCAGGTCCATGCCCGCGTTGAGCACGCCGATGAGCCCGCCGTTCGCGTCCTTGATCGGCTGGGCGATGACCACCACCGCCTTGCCCGTGGTCCGGCTGACGATGGCCTTGGAGATGACGTCGGCCTTGCCTGTGGAGGCGGCCTGGAAGTAGTCGCGGTCGTTGACCTTGACCTTGCCCACCGAGGCCGTGTTGGTCGAGGCCGCGGAGACGCCCGTGAGGTCGAAGACGTTGGCGTAATCCACGCCCTTCATGGAATGGACCATTTGCTTGAGGGCCGCGTTGGCCGCCTCCGACCCGCCTCCGCTGAACACGCCGGTGATGTCGGGGTCGAGGGCGAAGGCGGTCATGATGGCCAGGTTGGCCTCCACGTCGCCGCCGATGTCGTTGGCCAGGGCTTGGCTCATGAGCGACATGCTTTCGGCCATGACCATGTCGAAGGCGTGCTTTTCGTTGCGGTAGTTGAGGCCGACCAGCAGGACCATTCCCGCGAGGATCATGACCAGCACGGGCAGGAAGAACTTCGCTTGCAGGCTCAGGCGCATATGGCGCTCCTTTTTTGGTCAAGTGTTACGCCACGTTATTATCCTGTTCCAGAGCCGA from the Desulfovibrio aminophilus DSM 12254 genome contains:
- a CDS encoding methyl-accepting chemotaxis protein — protein: MRLSLQAKFFLPVLVMILAGMVLLVGLNYRNEKHAFDMVMAESMSLMSQALANDIGGDVEANLAIMTAFALDPDITGVFSGGGSEAANAALKQMVHSMKGVDYANVFDLTGVSAASTNTASVGKVKVNDRDYFQAASTGKADVISKAIVSRTTGKAVVVIAQPIKDANGGLIGVLNAGMDLESLTKALAETRIGSTGYAFILDRDGMALAHPDAAQRMKSELLKTPLGRDVAAVEKSGIVLFQDADGEQMAAARRSPISGWVFGVVAPSRDMRAHMNTAAAANMGVAALVTLAIIVAVSLIVRGFILKPLKSCTAFAQSVAQGSLDGRLDIRTQDEMGTLARSLGDMTESIRRNLEAAAQRGAEAEEQARKAMDALKQAEQATCQAERARTDGMVLAADRLQSIVEALASSSATLTQEVSDITGGVEEQEKRTTETATAMEEMNATVLEVAKNAGSAAEMAERARGKALEGEGVVGRSMQAIDRVDSLSRELKTGMDHLGSQAQSIGAIMNVISDIADQTNLLALNAAIEAARAGEAGRGFAVVADEVRKLAEKTMTATKEVGDAIRAIQDGTSQNVAKVDLAASAAVEATDLARGSEAALKEIVTLVETTSQQVTSIATAAEQQSAASEEINRSEEEVSRITGRIAEGMRQSAQAVESLAAKIRELEEMVGALRTG